The DNA region AGCTTCTGGATGGCGTCAAGGTGGGCGGTTTTGGCAGTTCTATTATCGTGGCTATTCTGCTGGCCCTGGTTAATACGTTTATTAAACCTGTTATTGTTTTTCTTACCCTACCGGTTACTATCCTCACCCTGGGATTGTTTATCCTTGTCATCAACGCTTTTATGATTATGATTGTGGATAGCGTGCTTGAGGATTTTAAGGTGGAGAGTTTTGGCTGGGCTCTGATTTTCGCTATCGTATTGTCGATTTTGAATGCGGTTCTTTTCTGGTTGTTCTAGTCGGCATGTGGTGATTTCCGAGAAGCAGGGTTTTACGTATTAGCTCAATTCGGTTCGCCTTTCACGGAGCGTGCCCAACCTTCGAAGAGATTAAGCTTTTAATGGTAAGGGAGGCTCAGGTTTCCTTTCTTGTATTCTTTAACCCCGGAATAAATTCCGGGGCTACCTTCATGATGCCCCGATGGGGCATCTGAAATTGGTTACGATCGTAAGTCATTTAAACAATGTGATGTTTTTCTGAGAATTATTTGTATAGATTCAGGGAAAATGCCCTGATAAGTTGACCACAACACAATTGAAATTACTTTAAGAGGTATTCCTCAAGCTGTGGTGTAGATATATAGCAGCATGCTATTG from Halalkalibaculum roseum includes:
- a CDS encoding phage holin family protein, translating into MIYTILINSVAVYLTAKLLDGVKVGGFGSSIIVAILLALVNTFIKPVIVFLTLPVTILTLGLFILVINAFMIMIVDSVLEDFKVESFGWALIFAIVLSILNAVLFWLF